One part of the Moorena sp. SIOASIH genome encodes these proteins:
- a CDS encoding tetratricopeptide repeat protein produces the protein MADNTSDAQLDFILQVLEATENSRGNKKVVYPLLAANTDKINDNLAEKLRVWGTTRLAKVKPDEAKLLAAFIVEFSNLIQKFPLGDQARNSSIAITGYEVALTIYTREAFPEQWALTQNNLGSAYSNRIKGPKAENLENAIACLQLALDVYTREAFPIDWAMTQNNLGSAYLNRIKGPKAENLENAIACLQLALDVYTREAFPIDWAETQNNLGTAYSNRITGPKAQNLEDAIACYQSALEVRTREAFPIDWAETQNNLGTAYCERIKGPKAENLEDAIACLQSALDVYTREGFPEKWAMTQNNLGNAYSDRIEGQKAENLENAIACYQLALEVCTREAFPYEWAETQNNLGIAYCERITGPKAENLEDAIACYQSALAVYTSGAFPYEWARSQNNLGTAYCERIKGPKAQNLEDAIACLQLALDVYTREAFPYEWAETQNNLGNTYCDRIKGEKAQNLEQAIPCYQLALEVFTHEAFPIDWALTQNNLGGAYSERITGPKAQNLENAIPCYQLALAVYTSGAFPYEWARSQNNLGIAYSDRIEGPKAQNLENTIACYQLALDVYTREGFPEDWAMTQNNLGNAYCERITGPKAQNLENAIPCYQLALDVYTREGFPYEWAMTQNNLGNAYCERITGPKAQNLEVAIPCYQLTLEVHTREVFPQEYLETNNNLGFAYQNAQKFPKAYKAFEAAIETVELLRDEIISGSGVE, from the coding sequence ATGGCTGACAATACATCTGATGCCCAACTTGACTTTATATTACAGGTACTAGAAGCAACCGAAAATAGTAGGGGTAATAAAAAGGTAGTTTACCCATTACTGGCAGCAAATACAGACAAAATTAATGACAATTTAGCAGAAAAATTGCGGGTTTGGGGAACAACTAGGCTGGCTAAAGTAAAACCAGATGAAGCAAAATTACTAGCAGCATTTATTGTCGAATTCAGCAATCTAATTCAGAAATTTCCCTTGGGTGACCAAGCCAGGAATAGTTCAATTGCCATCACTGGCTATGAAGTCGCACTAACTATCTACACCCGTGAAGCTTTTCCCGAACAATGGGCTTTGACTCAAAACAATCTCGGTAGTGCTTACTCTAACAGAATCAAAGGTCCCAAAGCAGAAAACCTCGAAAATGCCATCGCTTGCTTGCAATTGGCTTTAGACGTTTACACCCGTGAAGCTTTTCCTATTGATTGGGCAATGACTCAAAACAATCTCGGTAGTGCTTACCTTAACAGAATCAAAGGTCCCAAAGCAGAAAACCTCGAAAATGCCATCGCTTGCTTGCAATTGGCTTTAGACGTTTACACCCGTGAAGCTTTTCCTATTGATTGGGCAGAGACTCAAAACAATCTCGGTACTGCTTACTCTAACAGAATAACAGGTCCCAAAGCACAAAACCTAGAAGATGCCATCGCTTGCTACCAATCGGCTTTAGAAGTACGCACCCGTGAAGCTTTTCCTATTGATTGGGCAGAGACTCAAAACAATCTCGGTACTGCTTACTGTGAAAGAATCAAAGGTCCCAAAGCAGAAAACCTAGAAGATGCCATCGCTTGCTTGCAATCGGCTTTAGACGTTTACACCCGTGAAGGTTTTCCCGAAAAATGGGCAATGACTCAAAACAATCTCGGCAATGCTTACTCTGACAGAATCGAAGGTCAGAAAGCAGAAAACCTCGAAAATGCCATCGCTTGCTACCAATTAGCTTTAGAAGTATGCACCCGTGAAGCTTTTCCCTATGAATGGGCAGAGACTCAAAACAATCTCGGTATTGCTTACTGTGAAAGAATCACAGGTCCCAAAGCAGAAAACCTAGAAGATGCCATCGCTTGCTACCAATCGGCTTTAGCCGTTTACACCAGCGGAGCTTTTCCTTATGAATGGGCAAGGAGTCAAAACAATCTCGGTACTGCTTACTGTGAAAGAATCAAAGGTCCCAAAGCACAAAACCTCGAAGATGCCATCGCTTGCTTGCAATTGGCTTTAGACGTTTACACCCGTGAAGCTTTTCCCTATGAATGGGCAGAGACTCAAAACAATCTCGGTAATACTTACTGTGACCGAATCAAAGGTGAGAAAGCACAAAACCTAGAACAGGCCATCCCGTGCTACCAATTAGCTTTAGAAGTATTCACCCATGAAGCTTTTCCTATTGATTGGGCATTGACTCAAAACAATCTCGGTGGTGCTTACTCTGAGCGAATCACAGGTCCCAAAGCACAAAACCTCGAAAATGCCATCCCTTGCTACCAATTGGCTTTAGCCGTTTACACCAGCGGAGCTTTTCCTTATGAATGGGCAAGGAGTCAAAACAATCTCGGTATTGCTTACTCTGACAGAATCGAAGGTCCCAAAGCACAAAACCTCGAAAATACCATCGCGTGCTACCAATTGGCTTTAGACGTTTACACCCGTGAAGGTTTTCCTGAAGATTGGGCAATGACTCAAAACAATCTCGGTAATGCTTACTGTGAAAGAATCACAGGTCCCAAAGCACAAAACCTCGAAAATGCCATCCCTTGCTACCAATTGGCTTTAGACGTTTACACCCGTGAAGGTTTTCCTTATGAATGGGCAATGACTCAAAACAATCTCGGTAATGCTTACTGTGAAAGAATCACAGGTCCCAAAGCACAAAACCTCGAAGTTGCCATCCCTTGCTACCAATTGACTTTAGAAGTACACACCCGTGAAGTTTTTCCCCAAGAGTATCTAGAGACTAACAATAACCTTGGTTTTGCTTACCAAAATGCTCAAAAATTCCCTAAAGCTTACAAAGCTTTTGAGGCTGCCATTGAAACAGTAGAATTACTGCGAGATGAAATCATTTCTGGTTCTGGAGTAGAATAA
- a CDS encoding CHAT domain-containing protein, with protein MRYVCYEVASSHLDKLVNWVNRYWQAYYTKKTDWQNDLSNRLHRLAEILHIDDIIKQIAPECDRLILIPHQVFHWLPLHALPINSKQGEATSEILIDHFPAGVSYAPSCQLLQLVETRKRQDFTHLFAVQNPTGDLSYANIEVEVIKRYFNPADTDVLVENAATKDAIDSKALNTYHCLHFSSHGYFNLEQPQKSALILADAYLNSAPVELNPAQHLDLGNDKVLDLDKCLTLDAIFALKSEQKLAQCRLVTLSACETGLVQSKLTDEYVGLTTGFLVAGSPAVLSSLWKVDDLSTALLMIKFYQNLLNQMSLAVALNQAQLWLRDATVQELRDWAEQLTKELNLDTNFNKKIKKVLRFFNSQETPFKSPYYWAAYCAIGQ; from the coding sequence ATGAGGTATGTTTGTTACGAAGTGGCATCTTCCCACTTAGACAAATTGGTAAATTGGGTAAATAGATATTGGCAAGCCTACTACACCAAAAAAACTGATTGGCAAAACGACCTGAGTAACCGTCTACATCGGCTGGCTGAGATTCTGCACATAGATGACATCATTAAGCAAATAGCCCCAGAGTGCGATCGCTTAATTTTAATTCCCCATCAGGTTTTCCATTGGTTACCCCTTCATGCTTTACCGATTAACAGTAAGCAGGGAGAAGCTACATCTGAAATTCTGATAGATCACTTTCCAGCAGGGGTAAGTTACGCCCCTAGCTGCCAACTACTCCAACTTGTCGAAACCAGAAAACGCCAGGACTTTACCCACCTTTTTGCGGTTCAAAACCCCACGGGTGACTTAAGTTATGCCAACATCGAAGTAGAAGTGATTAAACGCTACTTCAATCCAGCGGATACAGATGTCCTCGTGGAAAACGCTGCCACTAAAGACGCCATAGATAGCAAAGCTCTCAACACATACCACTGTCTCCATTTTAGCTCTCACGGTTACTTTAACCTTGAGCAGCCTCAGAAATCCGCCTTAATCCTTGCAGATGCGTACCTCAACTCTGCACCAGTTGAACTTAATCCAGCACAACATCTAGATTTGGGTAACGATAAAGTACTTGACTTAGATAAATGCCTCACCTTAGATGCCATCTTTGCCCTGAAATCAGAACAGAAATTAGCACAATGTCGCCTTGTCACCCTTTCTGCTTGCGAAACAGGATTAGTTCAATCCAAACTTACTGATGAATACGTTGGTTTGACCACTGGTTTCCTAGTTGCGGGAAGTCCAGCAGTGCTTAGTAGCCTATGGAAGGTAGACGATTTATCTACAGCATTGTTGATGATTAAATTTTATCAGAATCTGCTAAACCAGATGTCCTTAGCAGTTGCCCTGAATCAAGCGCAACTCTGGCTGCGGGATGCCACTGTACAGGAATTGCGAGATTGGGCTGAACAGTTAACTAAAGAGTTGAATTTGGATACTAATTTTAATAAAAAAATCAAGAAAGTACTCCGGTTTTTCAATAGTCAAGAAACACCCTTTAAGTCTCCTTATTATTGGGCGGCTTACTGCGCCATTGGACAATAA
- the hrcA gene encoding heat-inducible transcriptional repressor HrcA produces MSRQQLSLTSRQQHILWATIRHYIATAEPVGSKALVQEYDLSVSPATIRSCMSMLEKVGLLYQPHTSAGRVPSDSGYRTYVDQLIQPSETLSQYVENLLAEKLNWEEAKFEVLLRDAAQILATVSGYIALITFPDNRTTRLRHLQLMHLELGQVMLIIVTDSYETQSVLMNLPQSEDDSTVDESIVERELKILSNFLNSKLRGRTLTELEKLDWSELDREFVRYADFLSNLLTELTRRTVVPKSSPIMIRGISEVLRQPEFSEIDQTLDLLHLLEEEQEQLWSVIFKVPEELEFKSRVKIRIGAENSLEPMRGCTLVSANYQQDQVPVGSVGIIGPTRMIYENAIALVEAAADYLTEALSQPA; encoded by the coding sequence ATGTCTCGCCAACAACTAAGTTTAACAAGTCGGCAACAACATATTCTCTGGGCGACTATTCGTCACTATATTGCCACGGCAGAACCGGTTGGTTCTAAAGCCTTGGTTCAAGAATATGACCTGAGTGTGAGTCCAGCGACGATTCGCTCTTGCATGAGTATGTTGGAAAAAGTTGGACTACTATATCAACCCCATACCTCTGCAGGTAGGGTTCCTTCTGATTCAGGTTATCGAACCTATGTTGACCAGCTGATTCAACCGTCAGAAACCTTGAGTCAGTATGTTGAAAATTTACTGGCAGAGAAGTTGAACTGGGAGGAAGCTAAGTTTGAGGTATTGCTACGGGATGCTGCTCAAATTCTGGCAACGGTCAGTGGATATATTGCTTTAATTACTTTCCCTGACAATCGCACTACTCGCCTGCGCCATCTACAGTTGATGCACCTAGAGCTAGGACAGGTGATGTTGATTATAGTTACGGATAGTTATGAAACTCAGTCGGTATTGATGAATCTGCCCCAGTCAGAGGATGATAGCACGGTTGATGAGTCGATTGTGGAGCGGGAGTTAAAAATATTATCTAACTTTTTGAATAGTAAGCTGCGAGGGCGAACTCTCACGGAATTGGAGAAATTAGATTGGAGTGAATTAGACCGAGAATTTGTCCGCTATGCGGATTTTTTAAGCAATTTATTAACTGAGTTGACCCGTCGCACTGTAGTACCTAAGTCCAGCCCGATTATGATTCGTGGCATCTCAGAGGTGTTGCGTCAACCAGAATTTTCGGAAATAGACCAGACTCTAGACTTGCTGCATCTGTTGGAAGAGGAACAGGAGCAACTGTGGTCAGTAATCTTTAAGGTACCGGAAGAGTTGGAATTTAAGTCTCGTGTGAAAATTAGGATTGGTGCAGAGAATTCCTTGGAACCGATGCGTGGCTGTACCTTGGTGTCTGCTAACTATCAGCAAGACCAAGTCCCAGTGGGAAGTGTGGGAATTATTGGACCAACTCGCATGATTTATGAAAATGCGATCGCATTAGTGGAAGCAGCGGCAGATTATCTAACTGAAGCCTTGAGTCAACCAGCTTGA
- a CDS encoding rhodanese-like domain-containing protein, translated as MVAQSFDQPLLEISVEQLARQMADSPEQLQLIDVRERQEVAIASIEGFEILPLSEFAQWSGEISTRFDPAVETMVMCHHGMRSAQMCQWLISQGFTNVKNVAGGIDAYSIIVDHSIPRY; from the coding sequence ATGGTCGCTCAATCCTTTGATCAACCTCTGCTTGAAATCAGTGTTGAACAACTGGCAAGGCAGATGGCAGATTCCCCGGAGCAGTTACAGCTTATTGATGTCCGAGAACGGCAAGAAGTTGCGATCGCTTCTATAGAGGGCTTTGAAATTCTGCCTTTGAGTGAATTTGCTCAGTGGTCTGGGGAAATCTCTACTCGCTTTGATCCCGCAGTTGAAACCATGGTCATGTGCCATCATGGTATGCGCTCGGCTCAGATGTGTCAGTGGTTAATCAGTCAGGGGTTCACGAATGTCAAGAATGTAGCTGGGGGTATTGACGCATACTCAATCATAGTTGATCATAGCATTCCTCGTTACTAA
- the cysE gene encoding serine O-acetyltransferase, translating to MLSALIADFRIIFERDPAARNWLEVLFCYPGLQALLFHRCCHWLHVIGIPFIPRLLSQLSRFVTGIEIHPGAKIGHGVFIDHGMGVVIGETAIVGDYCLIYQGVTLGGTGKESGKRHPTLGENAVVGAGAKVLGNIQIGNNVRIGAGSVVLRDVPSDCTVVGIPGRIVYRSGVRVNPLEHGSLPDSEAKVIRALVDRIESLEQQLQELTNQRSLMASMMSDHSSTLDAPEKGANAPCCDLQNKEIRQFLDSYGI from the coding sequence GTGCTATCTGCCCTGATTGCTGACTTCCGTATTATCTTTGAGCGTGACCCAGCTGCTCGGAACTGGCTCGAGGTTTTGTTCTGCTACCCCGGTCTACAAGCTCTACTGTTCCATCGCTGCTGTCACTGGTTACATGTGATTGGGATTCCATTCATTCCTCGACTGCTGAGTCAGTTATCCCGATTTGTTACAGGTATTGAAATTCATCCGGGTGCCAAAATTGGTCATGGTGTCTTTATCGACCATGGTATGGGTGTGGTGATTGGAGAAACCGCCATTGTGGGAGACTACTGTCTAATCTACCAAGGTGTTACCCTCGGCGGTACAGGAAAGGAAAGTGGCAAGCGTCACCCTACTCTAGGAGAAAATGCGGTGGTGGGAGCTGGTGCTAAGGTGCTAGGCAATATCCAAATTGGTAATAATGTCCGCATTGGTGCTGGCTCAGTGGTCTTGCGAGATGTTCCTTCCGATTGTACTGTCGTCGGTATACCAGGTCGGATTGTCTATCGTTCGGGTGTACGAGTCAATCCCCTTGAACATGGTAGCTTGCCTGACTCAGAAGCCAAGGTAATTCGAGCTTTAGTAGACCGGATTGAGTCTCTCGAACAACAGCTCCAAGAGTTAACTAACCAAAGATCTTTAATGGCATCAATGATGTCTGATCACTCTTCAACACTGGATGCTCCAGAGAAGGGGGCTAATGCCCCATGTTGTGATCTCCAGAATAAAGAAATTCGGCAGTTTTTAGATAGTTATGGGATTTGA
- a CDS encoding Npun_F5749 family FMN-dependent PPOX-type flavoprotein, whose product MPIALWRSPLARALHQNRSLPYARYFQLATVDPKGYPANRTVVFRGFLDNSNQLKVITDTRSQKIHDINHHPWGEVCWYFPNTREQFRLAGQLTLITADYPDEGLQQVRQQTWQNLSDPARLQFAWPDPGVARVADKQAFSPPPPALDQPLPNFCLLLLEPVKVDHLRLQGFPQNRWLYYQDSSGEWFQKAVNP is encoded by the coding sequence ATGCCTATTGCTCTTTGGCGATCGCCCCTAGCTCGCGCACTCCACCAAAATCGGAGCCTACCTTATGCCCGTTACTTCCAACTGGCAACCGTTGACCCCAAGGGCTATCCGGCTAACCGCACCGTAGTTTTTCGAGGTTTTTTGGACAATTCCAACCAACTCAAAGTTATTACCGATACCCGTAGCCAGAAAATTCACGACATTAATCATCATCCCTGGGGAGAAGTTTGTTGGTACTTTCCCAACACTCGCGAACAATTTCGTTTAGCAGGCCAGTTGACCCTGATCACTGCTGATTATCCTGACGAAGGACTTCAACAAGTCCGCCAACAGACTTGGCAAAATCTTTCTGATCCAGCTCGTTTACAATTTGCTTGGCCTGACCCTGGTGTTGCCAGAGTAGCAGATAAACAAGCCTTTTCCCCACCACCACCTGCCCTAGATCAGCCTTTGCCAAATTTTTGCCTATTATTGCTCGAACCAGTCAAGGTGGATCACCTAAGGTTGCAGGGTTTCCCCCAAAACCGATGGCTTTACTACCAAGACAGTTCTGGGGAGTGGTTTCAAAAAGCTGTTAATCCTTAG
- a CDS encoding RNA-binding protein produces MTIYVGNLSYQATEDDLKTVFGDYGTVKRVVMPTDRETGKMRGFAFVEMTESAQEDSAISQLDGAEWMGRRIRVNKARPRENRSNAPRRNSW; encoded by the coding sequence ATGACCATTTACGTCGGAAACCTGTCCTATCAAGCCACCGAAGACGACTTAAAAACAGTTTTTGGAGACTACGGCACCGTTAAACGAGTTGTTATGCCCACAGACCGTGAAACCGGCAAAATGCGCGGGTTTGCCTTTGTGGAAATGACAGAATCAGCTCAAGAAGACTCAGCTATATCTCAGTTGGATGGTGCTGAGTGGATGGGACGTAGAATCAGGGTCAATAAAGCCAGACCTCGGGAAAATCGTAGTAACGCTCCACGGCGCAATTCCTGGTAG
- a CDS encoding ATP-dependent 6-phosphofructokinase: MGERKRIGILTSGGDCAGLNAVIRAVTHRAVGTYNWEVLGICRATQGLMQNPPQAINLTLDKVDRILTMGGTMLGTTNKGDPFAFPMPDGTLCDRSADIADGYHQLGLDALIGIGGDGSLAILRKLAQQGGMKLVGIPKTIDNDVAITERSIGFDTAVNIATEALDRLHFTAASHDRVMILEVMGRDAGHIAISAGIAGGADVILIPEIPYTLDNVCHKIKQLQEQGRNFCLIVVSEAVRTATGEVLQSNVGFGECRLGGIGQYLAQEICNAIGAETRVTVLGHTQRGATPSPLDRLIASAFGVAAVDLIANEQYDRMVTWQYRQVVSVPIEETIKHYQAVNPNGTLVRTARGLGICLGD, encoded by the coding sequence ATGGGAGAACGTAAACGCATTGGCATTCTTACCAGTGGTGGAGATTGTGCTGGTCTAAATGCGGTGATTCGAGCTGTGACTCACCGAGCTGTCGGTACTTACAACTGGGAGGTGCTTGGCATCTGTCGGGCTACTCAGGGGTTGATGCAAAATCCGCCTCAAGCGATTAACCTAACTTTGGACAAGGTGGATCGGATCTTGACTATGGGTGGTACAATGCTTGGCACCACTAACAAAGGCGACCCCTTTGCTTTTCCGATGCCGGATGGCACACTATGCGATCGCAGCGCTGATATTGCTGATGGCTATCACCAACTGGGTCTAGACGCTCTCATTGGTATTGGGGGTGATGGTAGTTTGGCGATTTTGCGCAAACTTGCCCAACAAGGGGGGATGAAATTGGTAGGTATACCCAAGACTATCGATAATGACGTTGCCATTACCGAGCGCTCTATTGGGTTTGACACTGCCGTTAACATTGCCACCGAAGCTCTAGATCGCTTACACTTCACAGCGGCTAGCCACGACCGGGTGATGATTTTGGAAGTGATGGGGCGTGATGCTGGTCACATTGCTATCAGTGCTGGCATTGCAGGAGGGGCTGACGTTATTCTCATTCCAGAAATTCCTTATACCCTTGACAATGTCTGCCATAAAATTAAGCAGCTTCAGGAACAAGGGCGAAACTTCTGTTTAATCGTAGTTTCCGAGGCGGTTCGCACTGCTACCGGTGAGGTGCTTCAAAGTAATGTCGGATTTGGTGAATGTCGATTAGGTGGTATTGGTCAATATCTAGCCCAAGAGATTTGTAATGCCATTGGAGCGGAAACCCGAGTGACAGTTCTTGGACACACCCAGCGGGGTGCCACTCCTTCACCCCTTGATCGCTTAATTGCCTCAGCCTTTGGTGTCGCAGCAGTTGACTTAATCGCCAATGAACAATATGACCGGATGGTGACATGGCAATATCGCCAGGTTGTGAGTGTACCGATTGAGGAAACGATTAAGCATTATCAAGCTGTGAATCCGAACGGAACTCTGGTAAGAACCGCTAGAGGATTAGGTATTTGTCTAGGAGATTAG
- the fbp gene encoding class 1 fructose-bisphosphatase yields MAEVAEPRTQERALDRDCKTLSRHVFEQLQSFSMEAQDLSALMNRIALAAKLISQRLSRAGLMEGVLGFTGEVNVQGESVKRMDLYANDVFISVFKQSGLVCRLASEEMEKPYYIPENCPIGRYTLLYDPIDGSSNIDTNLNVGSIFSIRKQEGEDLDGEARDLLQNGHKQIAAGYVLYGPSTMLVYSIGTGVHAFTLDPTLGEFILSKENIEVPEHGPVYSTNEGNFWQWEESIRDYVRYVHRHEGYTARYGGALVGDFHRILYQGGVFLYPGTLKKPEGKLRLLYESSPLAFLIEQAGGAASTGTEDILDVVPTTLHARTPLIIGSKEDVALVKSFIEEKARQAQEKLEVAGHVDKG; encoded by the coding sequence ATGGCAGAGGTAGCTGAACCTAGAACTCAAGAAAGAGCCTTGGATCGGGATTGTAAAACGTTATCCCGTCACGTTTTCGAGCAACTCCAAAGTTTTTCCATGGAGGCACAAGACCTAAGTGCCCTCATGAATCGCATAGCCCTAGCTGCCAAGCTAATTTCTCAACGCTTGAGCCGAGCTGGTTTGATGGAAGGGGTGTTAGGATTCACGGGTGAAGTCAATGTGCAGGGTGAATCTGTCAAAAGGATGGATCTCTATGCCAATGATGTTTTCATCTCGGTATTTAAGCAAAGTGGTCTCGTCTGTCGCTTGGCCTCCGAGGAAATGGAAAAACCCTACTATATCCCGGAGAATTGCCCAATTGGACGTTACACTCTGCTGTATGACCCCATTGATGGTTCCTCCAATATCGACACCAACTTGAATGTCGGTTCGATTTTTTCGATTCGTAAGCAAGAAGGAGAGGATCTAGACGGGGAAGCCCGTGATCTTCTCCAAAACGGGCATAAGCAAATTGCTGCTGGCTACGTTCTCTATGGTCCTAGCACAATGCTGGTGTATTCCATCGGCACGGGTGTTCATGCCTTCACCCTCGACCCAACCTTGGGAGAGTTTATCCTGTCGAAGGAAAACATTGAGGTACCAGAACATGGCCCAGTGTATAGCACCAATGAAGGAAACTTCTGGCAGTGGGAAGAATCCATACGGGACTATGTTCGCTATGTCCATCGCCATGAAGGCTATACCGCTCGCTATGGTGGGGCATTAGTGGGAGATTTTCACCGCATCTTGTATCAGGGCGGTGTATTCCTTTATCCCGGTACTTTGAAAAAACCAGAAGGGAAGTTGCGTCTACTATACGAATCTTCTCCCCTAGCCTTTTTGATAGAACAAGCCGGAGGCGCTGCCAGTACAGGTACCGAAGACATTTTGGATGTTGTGCCAACAACCCTCCATGCTCGTACTCCATTAATTATTGGCAGCAAAGAGGATGTAGCTTTGGTCAAGTCCTTCATCGAGGAAAAAGCAAGGCAGGCGCAAGAAAAGTTGGAAGTGGCAGGGCACGTAGATAAGGGTTAA
- the tal gene encoding transaldolase, with protein MTTTADNPIFQIEKNYGQSIWMDNLSRTLIESGELKELIQSRGICGITSNPAIFEKAIAGNAIYDADIEAGIRAEKSVMEIYESLVFEDISNACDIFKPVYDQTNGLDGYVSIEVPPTIAKDTQSTISEAQRYYEAIGRENVMIKIPGTPEGLPAVEQAISEGINVNVTLLFSVESYVETFWAYIRGLEKRAAEGKDISKIASVASFFLSRIDTKVDAKLEEKSAGVDDPNVTEKLKGIEGKVAIANAKVAYQKYKEIIQSDRWKALSAKGAQVQRLLWASTSTKNPAYSDVMYVDELIGPNTVNTLPPNTIEACADHCSPESRIETGVEEAYQTINSLNAPDVNINLSEVMDELLEEGIVKFVKPFDSLISSLESKVKLLATV; from the coding sequence ATGACAACGACAGCAGATAATCCGATTTTTCAGATTGAAAAAAATTATGGTCAGAGTATCTGGATGGATAATCTCAGCCGCACCCTGATTGAGTCTGGAGAACTTAAAGAACTGATTCAATCGCGGGGAATTTGTGGGATCACCTCCAACCCAGCAATTTTTGAAAAAGCGATCGCAGGCAATGCCATCTACGATGCAGATATCGAAGCCGGTATTCGTGCCGAGAAGTCGGTGATGGAAATTTACGAATCCCTGGTATTTGAAGACATTTCTAATGCTTGTGATATCTTCAAACCTGTCTACGACCAAACCAATGGGTTAGATGGTTACGTCAGCATTGAAGTACCACCCACTATCGCCAAAGATACTCAAAGCACGATTTCCGAAGCCCAACGCTATTACGAAGCTATTGGTAGGGAAAACGTGATGATTAAGATTCCCGGTACCCCAGAAGGCTTACCCGCAGTAGAGCAAGCTATCAGTGAAGGCATCAACGTTAATGTCACCTTGCTCTTCTCTGTAGAAAGCTACGTTGAGACATTCTGGGCTTATATCCGGGGTTTGGAAAAACGAGCGGCAGAAGGGAAAGATATTAGCAAGATTGCTTCTGTAGCTAGTTTCTTCCTCAGCCGCATTGATACCAAAGTGGATGCCAAATTGGAGGAAAAAAGTGCGGGTGTCGATGACCCCAATGTGACAGAGAAGCTAAAGGGAATCGAAGGCAAAGTTGCGATCGCTAACGCTAAAGTTGCCTACCAGAAGTACAAAGAAATTATCCAAAGCGATCGCTGGAAAGCTCTATCAGCAAAAGGTGCACAGGTACAACGGTTATTGTGGGCAAGCACCAGCACCAAAAACCCTGCCTACAGCGATGTGATGTATGTTGATGAACTCATTGGACCGAATACTGTCAACACCCTGCCTCCCAATACCATCGAAGCTTGTGCCGATCACTGTTCCCCAGAAAGTCGGATTGAGACAGGTGTTGAAGAAGCTTACCAAACCATAAACTCTCTCAACGCTCCTGATGTCAATATCAATCTCAGCGAAGTTATGGATGAATTACTTGAGGAAGGGATTGTTAAATTTGTCAAGCCCTTTGATTCCTTAATATCATCTTTAGAAAGCAAAGTCAAACTATTGGCTACCGTGTAA